A genomic segment from Flavobacterium litorale encodes:
- a CDS encoding HTTM domain-containing protein: MKNYLYKEIDNAPLIIFRIFFGFLLACETWGAILTGWVKANFIDVQFTYSHIGMDWLQPLPGYGMYFYFAVMGIMGIMVMLGYKYRWSMGLFTIMWSGVYFMQKTSYNNHYYLLVLICLVMFLLPANRYAAIDAKQNPSIKKLTMPAWCSLVMVAQVAIVYFYATVAKFYPDWLDGTFTRNLLNRSTSGAFHDFAMQEWFYLFIAYAGIAFDMLIIPLLLYKRTRTIALVASLIFHLFNSITLEIGIFPFFALTFVVFFYPPERMRRLFFKNKPQVTDYGTTTEKRSTLLYFFIPYIIIQLLLPIRHHFIKGDVLWTEEGHRLSWRMMLRSRGGYTYFKVVNKANNQIIPYHMRDKATPKQIASMRTKPDMIWQTAQRIKKEFAATGLNVAVYADTRVSINGAPLKKLIDEDTDLAAAEWDYFFHNDWIILYDDEGKRID; encoded by the coding sequence ATGAAAAATTACCTCTATAAAGAAATTGACAATGCTCCACTTATAATCTTCAGGATATTTTTCGGATTTCTGTTAGCCTGCGAAACATGGGGTGCCATCCTTACAGGCTGGGTTAAAGCAAACTTTATAGATGTACAATTTACCTACTCGCATATTGGTATGGACTGGCTACAGCCCTTACCTGGCTATGGTATGTATTTTTATTTTGCTGTTATGGGCATTATGGGCATTATGGTAATGCTGGGCTACAAATACCGCTGGAGCATGGGGCTGTTTACTATTATGTGGAGTGGCGTGTATTTTATGCAAAAAACATCGTACAACAACCATTATTACCTGTTGGTGTTAATATGCCTTGTAATGTTTTTGCTACCTGCCAATCGTTATGCCGCTATAGATGCAAAACAAAACCCAAGCATTAAAAAACTTACCATGCCCGCATGGTGTTCGTTAGTAATGGTAGCGCAGGTAGCAATAGTGTACTTTTATGCCACCGTAGCTAAATTTTATCCCGATTGGCTCGATGGTACCTTTACACGCAACCTGCTTAACAGGAGTACAAGCGGTGCTTTTCATGACTTTGCTATGCAAGAGTGGTTTTACTTGTTTATAGCCTATGCCGGTATTGCTTTTGATATGCTTATTATACCCCTACTACTCTATAAACGAACGCGTACTATAGCATTAGTAGCCTCATTAATATTCCATTTATTCAATTCCATAACGTTAGAGATAGGTATCTTTCCCTTCTTTGCGCTAACCTTTGTAGTATTTTTCTATCCGCCAGAGCGTATGAGACGGTTATTCTTTAAAAATAAACCACAGGTAACCGATTACGGTACAACTACAGAAAAACGAAGCACATTACTTTACTTTTTTATCCCTTACATAATTATACAACTACTATTGCCCATTAGACATCACTTTATTAAAGGCGATGTTTTATGGACTGAGGAAGGACATCGGCTTAGTTGGCGAATGATGTTGCGTAGTCGTGGCGGTTACACCTACTTTAAAGTAGTAAACAAAGCCAACAACCAAATAATACCGTACCACATGCGCGATAAAGCTACGCCCAAACAAATAGCCTCCATGCGCACCAAACCCGATATGATATGGCAAACAGCACAGCGCATTAAAAAAGAATTTGCAGCCACAGGGCTAAACGTAGCGGTTTATGCAGACACCCGTGTAAGCATAAACGGTGCGCCACTAAAAAAGTTAATAGATGAAGATACTGATTTGGCAGCAGCGGAGTGGGATTACTTTTTTCATAACGACTGGATAATACTATACGACGACGAGGGCAAACGTATTGATTAA
- a CDS encoding bifunctional riboflavin kinase/FAD synthetase, translating into MKIYNSIQEFDTKAKTIVTLGTFDGVHKGHASILDKVIKSSAATGCESVVLTFFPHPRMVLQQNTDIKLLNTMNEKAYLLDKLGINNLIVHPFDRNFSRLTAEEFVKNILVDSLNISKIIIGYDHRFGRNRTATINDLIQYGETYNFEVEQISALEVDEVSVSSTKIRNALDDGAITKANEFLGYNYFLSGKVVEGKKLGRTIGFPTANIAIDEDYKLIPAKGAYIVSSIINGKAVAGMMNIGSNPTVGGTAQTIEVHFLDFEGDLYGKALKINLHERLRNETKFASVDALKMQLEEDKSATIHYFNTTGNEKLPL; encoded by the coding sequence TTGAAAATATACAATTCCATACAAGAGTTTGACACCAAAGCAAAAACAATAGTTACGCTAGGAACTTTTGACGGCGTACATAAAGGACATGCAAGCATTCTTGATAAAGTTATAAAAAGTAGTGCGGCAACAGGATGTGAAAGTGTTGTACTCACATTTTTTCCACATCCGCGTATGGTATTGCAGCAAAATACCGATATAAAGCTGCTTAACACCATGAACGAAAAAGCGTATTTGTTGGATAAACTTGGTATTAATAACCTTATTGTACATCCTTTTGACCGCAATTTTTCGCGGCTTACTGCCGAAGAGTTTGTAAAAAATATATTGGTTGACAGTTTAAACATTAGCAAAATAATTATTGGGTACGACCACCGTTTTGGGCGCAACCGTACCGCTACTATAAACGACCTTATTCAGTACGGAGAAACCTACAATTTTGAGGTAGAGCAAATATCGGCACTTGAGGTAGACGAGGTTTCGGTGAGTTCTACCAAAATACGAAATGCGCTAGATGATGGCGCAATTACCAAAGCCAACGAGTTTTTAGGGTATAATTATTTCCTATCGGGTAAAGTAGTAGAAGGCAAAAAACTGGGGCGCACCATTGGTTTCCCTACCGCCAATATTGCCATAGATGAAGATTATAAATTAATCCCTGCAAAAGGAGCCTACATTGTTAGCAGCATTATAAACGGCAAAGCTGTTGCGGGTATGATGAATATAGGCAGCAACCCAACGGTTGGTGGTACAGCACAAACAATAGAAGTACATTTTTTAGATTTTGAAGGCGACTTGTACGGCAAGGCGTTAAAAATAAATTTGCACGAAAGGCTACGCAACGAAACGAAGTTTGCATCGGTAGATGCATTAAAAATGCAGCTCGAAGAAGATAAATCCGCAACTATACATTACTTTAATACTACGGGCAATGAAAAATTACCTCTATAA